A section of the Streptomyces sp. SCL15-4 genome encodes:
- a CDS encoding helix-turn-helix domain-containing protein produces the protein MTSQAKDASAVRGDLFDPACPTRRLLDRIGTKWTSMAVKVLAQAAPGEVRFAELLRRMPGVSQKMLSVTLRNLVRDGLAERRVEPSVPPGVYYRLTALGLSLDTVLAAVRDWAEEHMAEVDRANERSDRQAQP, from the coding sequence GTGACTTCCCAGGCCAAGGACGCGTCCGCCGTGCGCGGCGACCTGTTCGACCCCGCGTGCCCGACCCGCCGGCTGCTGGACCGGATCGGCACCAAGTGGACGTCGATGGCGGTGAAGGTGCTGGCACAGGCCGCGCCGGGAGAGGTGCGCTTCGCCGAACTGCTGCGCCGGATGCCGGGCGTCTCGCAGAAGATGCTCTCGGTGACCCTGCGGAACCTGGTCCGCGACGGCCTGGCCGAGCGCCGGGTGGAGCCGTCCGTACCGCCCGGCGTGTACTACCGGCTCACCGCGCTCGGCCTGTCGCTCGACACCGTTCTCGCCGCCGTACGGGACTGGGCCGAGGAGCACATGGCCGAGGTCGACCGGGCCAACGAACGGAGCGACCGGCAGGCACAGCCGTGA
- a CDS encoding sigma-70 family RNA polymerase sigma factor codes for MRTQHTVDTAALVDAARAGDPAAQDALVGAFLPLVYNIVGRALNGSVDVDDVVQETMLRALGSLGDLRTPENFRSWLVAIAMNRVRAHWRDRQLAPGAVEEAADVADPGADFVDLTIVRLQLSGQRQETARATRWLEPDDREVLSLWWLECAGELTRAEVASALGVPPQHTAVRVQRMKARLESARVVVRALDTGPACVELRAVLASWDGLPSALWRKRIARHARDCARCGGLWSGLLPAEGLLAGLALVAASSTLLATIRSAVTPGLHLTAHSASATSHTGFATPHTGFAGADAGQAGLPGPDVVHAGVAGSDAGFGGPDAAHAGVAGPGGTQAGSAGPDGGRMGFAGPDAELTGLAGPGAGQAGFAGPGGGSRPGAGRVGGEPAGSVGVRASRRRATARDEARRRRRGRRRAVGGAVVAVCVAGGGLWYLGTGSEPEPERTAAAPTADAPVADLSASGPVRTPAPPSASPSPSPSRPEKQKTKKPSPAKSPRPPRRTGTPKAQPPAPPAPRATPTTPQARPAPAGTVAQVVALVNKERAAAGCGPVTEDPQLERAAQGHSDDMAARGFFDHANPDGAGPGERVTAAGYRWSTYGENIARGQQSPQAVMDSWMNSPGHRANILNCSFRNIGVGVHNGSGGPWWTQDFGAKL; via the coding sequence ATGAGGACACAGCACACGGTGGACACGGCGGCACTGGTGGACGCCGCCCGAGCGGGAGATCCGGCGGCCCAGGACGCCTTGGTCGGCGCTTTCCTCCCGTTGGTGTACAACATCGTGGGGCGCGCCCTGAACGGGTCGGTCGACGTCGACGACGTGGTCCAGGAGACCATGCTCCGGGCCCTCGGCTCACTCGGCGACCTGCGCACCCCGGAGAACTTCCGCTCCTGGCTGGTGGCCATCGCGATGAACCGGGTCCGCGCGCACTGGCGGGACCGCCAACTCGCCCCGGGTGCCGTGGAGGAGGCCGCCGATGTCGCCGACCCGGGCGCCGACTTCGTCGACCTGACCATCGTCCGGCTCCAGTTGTCCGGCCAGCGCCAGGAGACCGCGCGCGCCACGCGCTGGCTGGAGCCGGACGACCGCGAGGTGCTCTCGCTGTGGTGGCTGGAGTGCGCCGGCGAACTGACCCGCGCCGAGGTCGCCTCCGCCCTCGGCGTGCCGCCGCAGCACACGGCGGTACGGGTGCAGCGGATGAAGGCGCGGCTGGAGTCGGCCCGCGTGGTGGTCCGCGCGCTCGACACCGGGCCGGCTTGCGTGGAACTGCGCGCGGTGCTGGCCTCCTGGGACGGCCTGCCCTCCGCCCTCTGGCGCAAGCGCATAGCCCGGCACGCCCGCGACTGCGCGCGCTGCGGCGGCCTGTGGAGCGGCCTGCTCCCGGCCGAGGGCCTGCTCGCCGGGCTCGCGCTCGTCGCGGCGTCCTCCACCCTGCTCGCCACGATCCGCTCCGCCGTGACACCCGGCCTCCACCTGACCGCCCACTCGGCCTCCGCGACATCGCACACGGGCTTCGCGACCCCGCACACGGGCTTCGCCGGGGCGGACGCGGGGCAGGCGGGGTTGCCTGGGCCGGACGTCGTGCATGCGGGTGTTGCCGGGTCCGATGCGGGCTTCGGCGGGCCGGACGCGGCGCATGCGGGTGTTGCCGGGCCGGGCGGGACGCAGGCGGGTTCTGCCGGGCCGGACGGTGGGCGTATGGGCTTCGCCGGGCCGGACGCGGAGCTTACGGGTCTCGCCGGGCCGGGCGCGGGGCAGGCGGGCTTCGCCGGGCCGGGTGGTGGTTCCCGCCCGGGAGCCGGCCGAGTCGGCGGCGAGCCGGCCGGCTCCGTCGGCGTACGGGCCTCCCGGCGGCGTGCGACCGCGCGCGACGAGGCACGGCGTCGGCGGCGCGGCCGGCGCCGGGCCGTCGGTGGCGCCGTGGTCGCGGTCTGCGTGGCGGGCGGCGGCCTGTGGTACCTCGGCACCGGCTCCGAACCCGAGCCCGAACGGACGGCCGCCGCGCCCACCGCCGACGCCCCCGTGGCGGACCTCTCCGCGTCCGGCCCCGTCCGGACCCCGGCGCCGCCCTCGGCCTCCCCGTCGCCGTCCCCCTCGCGGCCGGAGAAGCAGAAGACGAAGAAGCCGAGCCCCGCCAAAAGCCCCCGTCCCCCGCGCAGGACCGGCACCCCGAAGGCCCAGCCGCCCGCACCCCCGGCCCCCCGCGCCACCCCGACGACACCGCAGGCACGGCCGGCGCCCGCCGGCACCGTGGCGCAGGTGGTCGCGCTGGTGAACAAGGAGCGGGCCGCCGCCGGGTGCGGACCGGTCACCGAGGACCCGCAGCTGGAGCGCGCCGCCCAGGGACACTCCGACGACATGGCCGCGCGCGGCTTCTTCGACCACGCGAACCCGGACGGCGCCGGCCCCGGCGAGCGCGTCACCGCCGCCGGCTACCGCTGGTCCACCTACGGCGAGAACATAGCCCGCGGCCAGCAGAGTCCGCAGGCGGTGATGGACTCCTGGATGAACAGCCCCGGCCACCGCGCCAACATCCTCAACTGCTCGTTCAGGAACATCGGCGTAGGCGTCCACAACGGCTCGGGCGGCCCCTGGTGGACCCAGGACTTCGGCGCGAAGCTCTGA
- a CDS encoding helix-turn-helix transcriptional regulator — protein MTQIRHQPVAPTRTQWLDSGAAIDAHRHDDHQIVYAGRGVLAVTTDAGSWIAPATRALWIPAGTVHAHQAHGALELHLLGLPAAENPLGLDAPTVLAVGPLLRELIVAYTRGPQDGSPERARLRAVLLDQVRASPQRPLHLPAPASPVLRALCDLLRADPADRRTLAELGREVGASDRTLSRLFRRDLGMTFPQWRTQLRLHHALVLLAEGTPVTAVAHRCGWSSASAFIDVFRRAFGHTPGSGPAAARPGNG, from the coding sequence ATGACGCAGATCCGCCATCAGCCGGTGGCGCCCACCCGTACCCAGTGGCTGGACTCCGGCGCGGCGATAGACGCCCACCGGCACGACGACCACCAGATCGTCTACGCGGGCCGGGGCGTGCTGGCCGTCACCACCGACGCGGGGTCCTGGATCGCGCCGGCCACCCGCGCCCTGTGGATACCGGCCGGCACCGTGCACGCCCATCAGGCGCACGGCGCGCTGGAGTTGCATCTGCTGGGGCTGCCCGCGGCCGAGAACCCGCTCGGTCTGGACGCGCCGACGGTGCTCGCCGTCGGCCCGCTGCTGCGCGAGCTGATCGTCGCCTACACCCGTGGCCCGCAGGACGGCAGCCCCGAACGGGCGCGGCTGCGGGCGGTGTTGCTGGACCAGGTGCGTGCCTCGCCGCAACGGCCGCTGCATCTGCCGGCGCCCGCGTCACCCGTGCTGCGCGCGCTGTGCGACCTGCTGCGCGCCGATCCGGCCGACCGCCGGACGCTGGCGGAGCTGGGCCGCGAGGTCGGAGCGAGCGACCGTACCCTGTCCCGGCTGTTCCGCCGCGACCTCGGCATGACGTTCCCGCAGTGGCGCACCCAGCTGCGGCTGCACCACGCGCTGGTCCTGCTGGCCGAGGGGACGCCGGTGACCGCGGTGGCGCACCGGTGCGGCTGGTCCTCGGCCAGTGCGTTCATCGACGTCTTCCGGCGCGCCTTCGGGCACACGCCGGGCAGTGGTCCTGCGGCGGCCCGGCCTGGGAACGGGTGA
- a CDS encoding MFS transporter encodes MRSKASITLLSVGHACVDVYQGAVASLIPFLVAERGYGYAAASGVVLAAALLSSVAQPLFGALTDRRPVPWLLPASTLLAGLGIALSGSGGSYALTLACVAVSGLGVAAYHPESARVARLAGGGGHSAMGWFSLGGNLGFALAPPLVTVVVGTGGLRWTPLLALPALAGAALSLAVLRAPGRRRRLFAPAPPAGPDDRTSFLRLSLAVVCRSVVFTGLSSFLALYAARRLGGSVPAGTAALFVLYLGGAAGSVLGGRLAGRFDRVTVCRWSYLLSAAAVAGVVFVPGPALYLCVALTSAGLYVPFSLQVTLGQDYLPSRVGTASGITLGLTVSVGGLVSPLIGRAADATSLRTALAPLILMPVLSWLLLRGLPEPAGPGRRADPPAGPAQRAVPKSWVQ; translated from the coding sequence GTGCGAAGCAAAGCATCGATCACCCTGCTGTCCGTGGGGCACGCCTGCGTCGACGTCTACCAGGGCGCCGTCGCGTCGCTGATCCCCTTCCTCGTCGCCGAGCGCGGCTACGGCTACGCCGCGGCCTCGGGCGTCGTCCTCGCCGCCGCCCTGCTGTCCTCGGTGGCGCAGCCGCTGTTCGGCGCGCTGACCGACCGCCGTCCCGTGCCCTGGCTGCTGCCCGCCAGCACCCTGCTGGCCGGCCTGGGCATCGCCCTGAGCGGCAGCGGCGGTTCGTACGCGCTGACGCTGGCGTGCGTGGCGGTCTCCGGACTCGGCGTCGCCGCCTACCACCCGGAGTCCGCCCGGGTCGCCCGGCTGGCAGGCGGAGGCGGACACAGCGCCATGGGCTGGTTCTCCCTGGGCGGCAATCTGGGCTTCGCCCTGGCCCCGCCGCTCGTCACGGTCGTCGTCGGCACCGGCGGACTGCGCTGGACCCCGCTGCTGGCACTGCCGGCGCTCGCCGGGGCCGCGCTGAGCCTGGCCGTACTGCGCGCCCCAGGGCGGCGCCGGCGCCTGTTCGCCCCGGCGCCGCCGGCCGGCCCCGACGACCGGACGTCCTTCCTGCGGCTGTCGCTGGCCGTGGTGTGCCGCTCGGTCGTGTTCACCGGCCTGAGCAGCTTCCTGGCCCTGTACGCGGCCCGGCGCCTGGGCGGCAGTGTGCCGGCCGGGACGGCCGCGCTGTTCGTCCTCTACCTCGGCGGCGCGGCCGGGTCCGTGCTGGGCGGCCGGCTGGCCGGGCGCTTCGACCGGGTGACGGTGTGCCGGTGGTCGTACCTGCTCTCGGCCGCCGCGGTCGCGGGCGTCGTGTTCGTCCCCGGCCCCGCGCTGTACCTGTGCGTGGCGCTGACCTCCGCCGGCCTGTACGTCCCCTTCTCGCTCCAGGTGACGCTCGGTCAGGACTACCTGCCCTCACGCGTCGGCACCGCGAGCGGCATCACGCTGGGGCTGACCGTCAGCGTCGGCGGACTGGTGAGCCCCCTCATCGGCCGGGCCGCCGACGCCACGTCGCTGCGGACCGCGCTGGCTCCGCTGATACTGATGCCGGTGCTGAGCTGGCTGCTGCTGCGCGGCCTCCCCGAGCCCGCGGGCCCCGGCCGGCGGGCGGACCCGCCGGCCGGCCCGGCTCAGCGGGCCGTGCCGAAGTCCTGGGTCCAGTAG
- a CDS encoding CAP domain-containing protein, whose amino-acid sequence MGQHRKTKHYRRIAVTAVAVAAVGVPSVALACTDWPYGPDPRPRADVTGAPVVRGQHLHGRHHREGVDAAAGRTAAPATTAPAAAPVTTAPATAPSASAPVTPPAASPSHTHRSARPKTRPVVTAPKTRPAATARPTARRTQSPATPAATSVPGTTTTAAPSAPQPAATASGVSAEILRLVNAERGKVGCPALTPNPALTKAAQAHSEDMAAHRNMSHTGSDGSDPGLRITAAGYTWSSYGENVAYGYATAEQVMAGWMASPGHRANILNCGFREIGVGLAQPGSYWTQDFGTAR is encoded by the coding sequence ATGGGACAGCACCGCAAGACCAAGCACTACCGGCGCATAGCCGTCACCGCCGTCGCCGTCGCCGCCGTGGGCGTGCCATCCGTCGCCCTGGCCTGCACGGACTGGCCGTACGGCCCGGACCCGCGGCCCCGGGCCGATGTGACGGGCGCGCCCGTGGTGCGCGGGCAGCACCTTCACGGGCGTCACCACCGCGAGGGTGTCGACGCGGCCGCGGGACGGACCGCCGCGCCGGCCACCACGGCACCGGCCGCGGCGCCGGTCACCACGGCACCGGCCACCGCGCCGTCCGCCTCCGCGCCGGTCACGCCACCGGCCGCGAGTCCTTCGCACACGCACAGGAGCGCACGGCCGAAGACCCGTCCGGTCGTGACGGCGCCGAAGACGCGTCCGGCCGCGACGGCCCGGCCCACCGCCCGGCGGACCCAGTCCCCCGCCACCCCCGCGGCCACCTCCGTGCCCGGCACCACCACGACCGCCGCGCCGAGCGCACCGCAGCCCGCCGCCACGGCGTCCGGGGTCTCCGCCGAGATCCTGCGGCTGGTGAACGCCGAGCGCGGCAAGGTAGGTTGTCCTGCGCTGACCCCGAACCCGGCGCTGACCAAGGCCGCGCAGGCGCACAGCGAGGACATGGCCGCGCACCGGAACATGTCGCACACCGGGTCCGACGGCTCCGACCCGGGCCTGCGCATCACGGCCGCCGGCTACACCTGGAGCAGCTACGGCGAGAACGTCGCCTACGGCTACGCCACAGCGGAGCAGGTCATGGCGGGCTGGATGGCCAGCCCCGGCCACCGGGCCAACATTCTCAACTGCGGGTTCCGGGAGATCGGTGTCGGTCTGGCACAGCCCGGCAGCTACTGGACCCAGGACTTCGGCACGGCCCGCTGA
- a CDS encoding DUF2795 domain-containing protein codes for MAGITPPDLQKALSGVDYPADTDQLRKVAEKNHAPKEITERISHLGKKKFENPAEVSKAVFRNE; via the coding sequence ATGGCGGGCATCACCCCACCTGATCTGCAGAAGGCCCTGTCCGGCGTGGACTACCCGGCCGACACCGACCAGCTCCGGAAGGTCGCCGAGAAGAACCACGCGCCCAAGGAGATCACCGAGCGCATCTCCCACCTCGGGAAGAAGAAGTTCGAGAACCCCGCCGAGGTCAGCAAGGCCGTCTTCCGGAACGAGTGA
- a CDS encoding DUF2795 domain-containing protein, whose protein sequence is MSTEHTSVPEVLDALRDVTYPAGRERLVSAARRAGASQEVVKALRGLPAEEYSGRAEVARSVRADPDSGPGIDAGRRARQARRGGRPGLSRHLWEEPKNPIQEEFDR, encoded by the coding sequence ATGAGCACGGAACACACCAGCGTCCCCGAGGTGCTGGACGCGCTGAGAGACGTGACCTATCCGGCCGGCAGGGAACGGCTGGTCTCGGCCGCCCGGCGGGCCGGAGCCTCCCAGGAGGTCGTCAAGGCCCTGCGCGGCCTGCCCGCCGAGGAGTACTCCGGCCGCGCCGAGGTCGCGAGGTCGGTCCGCGCGGACCCGGACTCCGGTCCCGGTATCGACGCCGGCCGGCGGGCGCGGCAGGCACGGCGCGGCGGCAGGCCGGGGCTCTCCCGGCATCTGTGGGAAGAGCCGAAGAACCCGATCCAGGAGGAGTTCGACCGCTGA
- a CDS encoding alpha/beta hydrolase produces the protein MPESTRTVTVVGGSLQARVRAGDGRGGAALVFAHYWGGSAGTWDEVVRRLPPGRATVRFDQRGWGTSRGLPGPYHLDRLADDLVRVAEECVAGPFVLVGHSMGGKVGQLVAARRPAGLAGVVLVAPAPPSPPPTVTEEYRQALSHAYDSPGSVGRALDHVLTAVPLPRPVREAVVRDSLAAREDARAQWPLHGIARDITEQARRIGVPVAVLAGEHDKVEPPAVLREHLLPHVPHATLATVPGAGHLLPLEAPEAVAGALEDFLATVRPAPVA, from the coding sequence GTGCCGGAGAGTACAAGGACGGTGACCGTCGTGGGCGGATCTCTTCAGGCCCGGGTCCGGGCCGGGGACGGGCGCGGCGGGGCGGCGCTGGTGTTCGCGCACTACTGGGGCGGTTCCGCCGGGACATGGGACGAGGTCGTCCGGCGCCTGCCGCCCGGGCGGGCGACGGTCCGGTTCGATCAGCGGGGCTGGGGCACCTCGCGCGGGCTGCCGGGGCCGTACCACCTCGACCGGCTCGCCGACGACCTCGTGCGCGTCGCCGAGGAATGCGTCGCGGGCCCCTTCGTCCTCGTGGGCCATTCGATGGGCGGCAAGGTCGGTCAGCTGGTGGCGGCCCGGCGTCCCGCCGGGCTGGCCGGTGTCGTCCTGGTCGCGCCCGCTCCCCCGTCGCCGCCGCCGACGGTGACAGAGGAGTACCGGCAGGCCCTGTCCCACGCCTACGACTCGCCCGGGTCCGTCGGCCGGGCACTGGACCACGTCCTGACGGCCGTGCCCCTGCCCCGGCCGGTGCGGGAGGCGGTCGTGCGGGACAGTCTGGCCGCCCGGGAGGACGCCCGTGCGCAGTGGCCGTTGCACGGCATCGCCCGGGACATCACCGAGCAGGCCCGTCGTATCGGGGTGCCGGTGGCGGTGCTGGCGGGCGAGCACGACAAGGTGGAACCGCCCGCCGTGCTGCGCGAGCACCTGCTGCCGCATGTGCCGCACGCGACTCTGGCCACCGTTCCGGGCGCCGGTCACCTGCTGCCGCTGGAGGCTCCGGAGGCGGTTGCCGGGGCCCTGGAGGATTTCCTCGCCACGGTCCGTCCCGCGCCGGTCGCCTGA